AAGAACCCTACGTATCAGTTCATGGTTTACCTCAATCGCTCCTTTTTGAAACGGACTTCCCGCATCACAGTAAAACACATGGGTTCTTAAACCAAACCGTGGTCCAGGACGATACTCGATTGCTTTTGGGTTGGAAAACTCGCTGCCGTTATCTGTTAGGATAATAGGAAACAGTTTTCGAAAAAGTTCCTCACCAAGATCTTTTTCAAGCATGTTGAATATATCAATCACGGATTGGGAGGTATTTGCATCACGCAGGAATGCCAGCATTAAGCTGCTTTCCACAAAGTGAATAGTAAGAATACATTTTCCACCTTTGGTTCCAATCACAGAATCCATCTGTACCACCGATATATCTGGATTCTTATTCAGAAAAACATTGAAGTCTTCGTAATTACGTCCAATACGACAACCTTTATCTACCTTGAATTCCGGCTTTTTATAACGTTCGCGGAATTTAACTTTGCGAGGAAGATCAATGTTGCGTACATCAAACAGGCAGGCGTCTATATAGTTGTAAATAGTTTTCTCACTACACATAAGTTCATCTTCATGCGTAACGTATATTTGATGAACAGATTGACCGTTTTTAACCAGTGGAGAAATAATAGCGTTTAGTCTTGCTATTTCATCTTCAGAAACACATAAACCGCTTCTTGCTTCCGATATTACTTCTGAAGCTTTGATATGGGCATGTTCTGCATCATAAATATTTTTGAGTAATGTGCATTTGCCAAGGCTTTCACAGCCATTACACACATATGGGACACGAAATCTGGCAGTACATATTTCTTCTATGAAATCATCGCATCTTGCATTGCACTGAGCACACAGCTTACAGTAGGCCGCCGATTTTCTAGAGCAGTCATTGCCACAGATATTCTTCTTTCTACAGTTAAAACGGTTCTTGCAAGTATTATAAGGGAAACCAGGATAACCTGTAGCAACTTCAGAGCTGTTTTTACGTACTTCTCTGGAAATCGTAGTTGGATTCTTATCTAATCTGCGACTGATTTCTTTAAATGAAAGACTTTCTTTCAGATGTTTCTGTAACTCAAGTCTTTCTTCATAAGTAAAAAATTTAGACATATATCCTCCATTCTGCCACCAACGTTTTAAGGATAAATCTCTGATAAAAATAATGCAACAAAAAAGACTGGCTCATCACCAATCTTTTTGTAAGCCAGGATGCAACCTCCTGAGCATATATATTTAATCAAAAATTTTATAACTCAAATAGAGTTGAAGGGTTGCAATTCGATTTACAATTGAGGAAAAATTTAGACATATATCCTCCATTCTGCCACCAACGTTTTAAGGATAAATCTCTGATAAAAATAATGCAACAAAAAAGACTGGCTCATCACCAATCTTTTTGTAAGCCAGGATGCAACCTCCTGAGCATATATATTTAATCAAAAATTTTATAACTCAAATAGAGTTGAAGGGTTGCAATTCGATTTACAATTGAGGAAGGATAAATCTCTGATAAAAATAACGCAACAAAAAAGACTGGCTCATCACCAATCTTTTTGTAAGCCAAGATGTAAACTCCTAGTATATATATTTTATTTAAGAATTATAACTCAATCTGAAATCGGAAGGATTGAATTTCAATTTACAATTGAGGCCATAAAAAAAATTATTTAAATCTGCTCAGGCTCCTGGTTCATCATGGAATATCCGCTTCTTATACATTCATTAATATTGGACATATCATCTTTTACTTCAACATTGTTAAGTTTTTTTACTACTCCATAAGGTTTCTTCAAAGAAAGCTTGTCCCCTCTTCCAGAAATAACCCATAAAGTTTTATATCCTCTAGGTACCTCCTGTAGTTTATCTTCACCTTTACCGTCGGTAAAATACACCAGCAAATTAATGTCATTATTATTAGCATATTCAAAAACAGGATTAAATCTGGTGGCTCCCCTTATGTTCATTCTGTTTCTTATATCCTTTACTGATTTGATTTTATACACCCTTCTGATTTCACTGTCACATTCTATAACGGTAATTTCATGATTATAGTTTTTTACTATACTAATTATCTCTTTAATAGCCTGATTAAATTCTTCATCACTAATACTTCCGCTTATGTCAATAGCAACAGCAATCTTTGCCTTATAACTCCTAAGCTGACCTCTTAAATCCAGCCTATAAGGCTGTCTCCTGCTTCTTCTGGTTATAGTTTTCTTTTTATTGCTAATAACAGTTCCCATTAACCTTTTAAGATATAAGTTCCAAGGCAGCTCACCTTTACTGTTTTTAAATGATAATATCACACTGTCTAAATAGTCAGGAATTGTACCCTTTTGAGAGCTATTGATAAACTTCTCAGTAAATTCTTTAAGTGTTTTTTCATCTATCTCACTTGAATCCTCCCAAATATCATGGGTGTTTTCAGGACTATATTCAGTTTCTATTTTTTTATCTTTATTATCATTATCCTTAGGAACATCTTTTCCTTCTTCTACCAAATCTATGACAGCTCTAAGCTTTTCTGCATAATATTCAAAAGGTTTATATGGTAAGAGTTTTAAAGAATATTTTACATTCACCCAATCTAAAGTAGTGGCATATGGAGGCAGATTATCTAAATAGGTATTTACTACTATATCCATTGCCATATTAACAACCAGTGTACTATAGTCTCTTTTAAATTCTTTTGCCCTTATTAGATGCATAGATAATATGTGGAGTATTTCGTGTTTAATAGTGGTTTCCATTTGTTTTATATTAAGATTTAAAAAAATTATGGGATTAAAATATATAATATATTTAGCTCCTTTAAAATTCACGGCAGTAGGACTGTTTATATCAAATCTTATCTTTCGTGACATCTGAAACAAAAAATATCCATAAAAATTATCTTTGTCCTCCATAAGACTTAAATTAACTTTATCTACAAGGCTGAAAAATTCTTTTTCAAAATCTTCTAGTACATCTTTATCAGCTTTACTATTCTTATAATTTGTTTTAAAAGAAACATCTGCAATTTTATTTGCTCTTTCATAAAGTTCCTTTACATGATCTTCAAAATTATTTTCCATATACTATCACCTTATTAAATTATAGGATTTAAAATAGGATTCTACAAAAGCTTCATTTTCAATGGCATGTTTATATATTTCACTATAACTGTTCCTAATATCCTTCATAATTCCTACCCTTAAATCTGCAGGATATATTTTTAAAAGTTCATTAAGTCTGTTAATGTAATAATCCGAATCATAATTATTATTGCTTATACTAGCTTCCAAGATTTTCAAAATATTCTTTGCAGACAGATAAAGTCTTGTATGACTTTCATTTTTCACTCTTTCTATAATAGCCCCACTGAGAGAATCTGCTAAAAAAGCATCTGCATAGGATATTAGAGGATTATAATCTGATTCAATAAAGCTTACAAACTCTTCAGCAATTAATTTACCTACATTTCCTTTTATAACATTTAGAAAAACTGCTCTAGGTATTGTATCTTTTTTCTCTTTATAAATTTTGTAAGCACTAGAAATTCTCTCATAACTTCTTGGAGTTGCCATTATATCATCTTCATTTATTTTATATAAATATTCCGGAAAGGTTCCGATAAATTCTATAACCTTTTCTTCTATTCCTGCATTTGCTGCCCAATCTAACCACTGAATATAGTCAGGCTCCATATATAGCCACACAAATCTATTTTCCTGCGCTGTATCCATATCCACAACCTGGTAATCATAGCCATATTTACTTGAAGGATTCATGGCTGCTAATATTTTTACACTCCTATGCAGCTTATATCCATTAATTTCTCTATTTAATATTAAATTCATAAGCTCCTGTTGTACTGTATGTTCACAACGATTTATCTCATCTATGAATAAAAGAACTGTTTTGCCTTTGGATATTTCTTCATCAATTTCCCTCAGCTTATTATGCACTGCATATACTGTGGTTTTCTTTAGTTCCTTTTCTCCTTTATTATTAACTTTGTCATAAGCTTCTATAGTTGGAAGACCGCCTATTTCACCTTCTTTAAGGAGATTACCATCAATTACAACTAAACTAAAGTTATTTTTTTCAACAATTTCTTTTGCTAAAGCTGTTTTTCCTATCCCGCTTTCACCAACTATTAATGGAACTTCTCCAGTAGCTAGTACTAAGTCAACACTTTTTAATGTATCTGTAAAATTCATTATAATCACCCCTATACTATCTTCAGCTTTTCATCTACAGTTACTTTTTTAGCCTTTTTACTTCCATATTTATAAATAAACATTACCTTATTCTCTGGTATAATGTGATTATTCTTATCTGTATTATTATAATTTAAAAAATCTCTCACATATTTTTCATCAACATCTTCCTTTGATAATTGCTCCTTTAACAGTTGTTCTAATTCCTCTTTAGTTATTTCTTTAATGAAATATTTAATCACCAAAAAATTTACCTTTAAAAATTCCAATATTTTATTCTTATCTAAATTGTTTATAAGATTAATAGCCTTGTAATTATTCTTTACAGCCATAAACTGGGCATTATGAGAAGGTGAATTTATATATCTCAATGCATCGTAGCTTATTTTTACAGCCTCTTCTTGTACACGCTCAGAGGGTTCTTTAATAAACTTTAATGACTCGTAATTTTTTCTTACAGCCAACAACTGCAATTCCTCACTTGGATTATCAATATATTTAATAGCCCATCCGGCTTGATTTATAGCCAATTCAATTAATTTATCCGTTGGATTCTTAATAAACTCCAAATTAGTCCATCCAGAATTTATTGCTTTTATCTTCATATGTTCTGAAGGATTATCTATAAACTCAATAGCTCTCCCGTTACTCTCTAAAGCAGCTTCCTGTACCTCTTTGCTTGGATTATCTATATTTTTTAATGCAAGTCCATTTCCCTTAACTGCCAATAGCTTCATCTCATCTGTAGGATTATCTATATGTGCTATAGCATACGGGTTTTTCTTTATAATTTTAATAAGCTTTGATTCTTCCATAATATTTCTTTCCTTTTGTAATTTAATATAGATTATTATACCACTGTATAGAAAAATAATGTAGTGTGCAGGACTTGCTTGGGTAAAAAAACTCATACCATAATTTGAAGAAGCATAAAACATACTCAATATTTACTTAAAACCCTTTGATATCATAACGGCACCTAGTGCAATGCCTTCAAAAACTTCTTTAATAACTTCTGCAATCATCATATTTGTAATTTTCTTGCACTCTTTTCCAGATATGTCATATAGTTTTTTAATTAGCTCATTCATTAAAAGGAAGCAAGGATAAAGAACAAAGACTGATATCACCATCATTTAAATTAAGTTATTCATTCTTCTGTAAATATAATTCATGAGAAAAGGCCTGTATCTGTGCACGTACCATTCATTTAGATAACGAATTAAGAATAGCCACATAATCTACAGTATTAAATTCTTACATAGTGGATCGTTTTTTTATTTGAAAGAAATGCAAAACAATAATGCCGCTTGAACCTAGTAAGGTCTTAGCGGCAAATTATTATTTGTTGAAAATAAAGGAAAAACAAAATGACAAGACTCTCTAAAAAATCATCTCTCCTGCTTTATAGCCATCAGGCAATTCTTCTTCACTTAAAAATTTAAAATTGTCATCACGCAATATTGGTAAAAATACTTCGTATGGTATTCTTGAAAATTCACAACCATAATTACTTGATCCAAACCACTTACCCTCTTTGCTGCTCAAATTCAAATCTCTAGCAAATTTTGTATGGTTTGAGCAATCATGAACTGCTAAATCCCAGCTTTCTTCATAGGCTATTTTCATGAATTTTAAAGTTAATTCTCTGCTCCAAGCTGGAGAAATATAGCCATGTCTTGAAATATACATATTTTCTCCATAATAATTATCTATATTATTCTCATTTAAATGTAATTCTGCACAATTGATAAAATCAAGTTTTGTGTCCAATATTGCTTGCTTTTTCTTAAAAAATTCTTCGAAAAACTCAGGAGTCATTGGAGTTTCAATTCCTACGCTTTTAATATATTTTTTAGCTATTCCAATATTCTCAATAACTTTATCTGAGCAGTTGGAAGCACCTAGATTGAAACGTATTTCGTCAAGTCCAGCTTCACCTAATGCTCTTAATGTTTCTTCTGTAGCTAAAGTGCCATTTGTATATAAATGTTGATAAATTTCAGCATCACTAAATTTCTTTATAATAGAATAGTATTTTTCAATTTCCATAAATGGCTCTAAATAAACATAGGAAATACCCGTAGGTTTCTGTTGCACCGAAAGAAGTAAATCAATATCCTTCTCATAAAATTTTGTTTCTCCTATCTCCCACATACCTTCGCCAACTGGAGGAATATTATCCAATTCTCCATAATTATAACAGAACTTGCACTCTACGTTACATTTGTTTGTTTTCCTAATTGCACTCAACCCGGTTCCCGTCAGACAAGAACGGCATCCCTCAGAGAATTTATTTTCGTTTCCTACAAAAAAAGTTCTATTTTCCAAAGTTTTCAAGCCCTTAATTTCTGACATTAACATATCATTTCTATGATCAATAGCTGCCTCAATTTGTGCAAAGGCAGCATAAATTATTTCTTGCTGTTTTATCATAACTTCCTCATCCTCTGGCAATATTGAAAAAAATTCAAACCATGCCAAAGCATCTTTCTTTGAAATTTTCATATGTATCCTCCTCGTCTCTAATATGTATATATTACTGAAATAACTTTGCTATATTTATATGTCTCAGCACGCGAAAGCCCTCCAGTGTAAATACTTGTACTGAAGGACTGCAAACCATTAGTGTTAATATATTTTAGCTACATGTGTTTCCTTTCTAGCCTCACCACACATTCCAAATGCCCTGTCATAGGAAACATATCCATCCCTTTTACTCTCTCCACCTTATACCCTCTGTCTATAAGCTTCCTAAGATCTACCATAAGAGTCTTAGGATTGCAGGAAACATATACTATCTCCTTGGCATCAAATTTTATTACATAATCCAATGCCTTTGGATGCACTCCCGGTCTTGGTGGATCAAGGATTATTACATCTGGTTTATCCTGAAGATCCTGAATTACTTTTGCTACATCTCCTGCGATGAAATTGCAGTTATCCAGATCATTCAGCTTTGCATTTTCGTTCGCAGCTTTTACTGCTTCTTCTATAAGTTCAATACCTATGACTTTTTTAGCATTTTTAGCCGCTGCAATTTGACCAATGGTACCTGTACCACAGTATAAATCAAAGATAAGTTTTGAAGCTGCTTCGCCTATAAAGTCCATAACTATACTATAGAGTTTTTCAGCTCCAAGAGTATTAGTTTGAAAAAAAGACAGTGGTGATATTTTAAACTTAAGTCCAAGTACTTTTTCAACTATATAATCTCTTCCATAGAGTATATCAATTCTATCCGCCGCTACTACATCTGAAAAGGAATCATTGGTAGTGTGAAGAATTCCGACTATTTTGTCTTCTAAATCAAGATCCAGCAATAATTTAGTAAATTCTTCTATATTAAACTCATCTTGAGAAGTGGTTACTAAATTAACTAGAATTTCTCCTGTATGTTCTGTCTCTCTGATTACCAGATTTCTAAGATATCCTTCTCTTTTCATTATTCTATAATAAGTTGTATTTTTATCTCTAAAGTAGTTTACAACTGTGTCTAAGATCACTCTAAAATCTTTGGAAACAAGAGTACATTCATGGACATTTACAATTCCAAAGGCTTTATTTCTTATATGCATACCTAAAGTAAGCTCTCCGCCCTTTTCCACATCTCCAAAGCTGAACTCCATTTTATTTCTGTACTCAAATTCTTTAGGGCTTTTTTCTATGCCTTCATATTCAAAACCTTCTATGTCTGCCTCTTTAAAGAGTTTTAACAGCTGTATTTCTTTTAATCTAATTTGCTCTTCATAATCAATAAATTGATGAGTACAACCTCCACAGACTCCAAAGTGAGGACACTTTGGAGTAACTTCTCCTTCTATACTGTTAAGAGATTTTATAAGCTTTGCCTCACCATATTCTTTCTTAAGTTTTTTTACATTTCCCAGTATTTTTTGTCCTGGAACTGCGCCTTTTATGTATATTTTTCTATCTTCACTATAGGCAATACCCATACCTGGGAATTCTATATCTACTACTTCAAATTCATATTCCTTGTGTCTTCTCAAACCAATCTCTCCTAGGCTATTTTTACTGTTGTTTAATAATTACAATTTATTCTATTACTACCACATGGAGAAAAAACTCCACCTGAAACAAAAAACTCTCTTTCTATCAAGCTTTTATTTTGTTAATTTTAAATGAGCTAGTTTCTCTCCAAAGGTATTTGACGCTTTTGATTTATGCAGTATTGTATTATATATTATATTTACAATTACAAATAAAATAATAAACATACCTTCTCTATTTGCTATTTTCCATCCAAAGAGATGAATAATACCATCTATTATAAACAAAACTACAGCAGATATTCCAACAGAAATTGCCTGATCTATTATAATACTTATAAAGGAATCCTTAACACTTATCTTTCCTATCTTATCTTTAACTTTATCTTCCTTTTTACTGTCTACTGCATCCTTTGTTTTTGGTACATCTGTTTTTAAATTTTCCTGTGAACTTGTATCCACAGAAGTTATTTTTGCATTTTCTTCCTTTTTTATTTCATTATTTTCATTTTTTACACTCATTCTGCATCCTCCAATTAATAATTTTATTACAAGACTATAATACCTTTAATTTTTTATACTAGAATCTATAGCTTAATTTTTAGATAAAACATCTAAGACTAAAACCAATAAAGTTAATAGTAAAAAAATATATTTACTTATTATTATAACATCATTATTATGCAATAGTGTGACTTATATGTAAATATATATTTATTGAATATACTGTAACATTTATAATTAATACAGTTAATTTTGATTATCTTATGATAGAATTATATATTATATATTTATCCTATTGTAAAAAATATATCAGAATAAAAGATATATTATGAAAATTTAACATAATAAATAGCATAATGATATAATGTAAGTTGGTCTACAACTTTGTACACTTGAATTATATAAATATATCAAACAATTACTTATAAAATAGTTCACATTTTATTTTTACTGTATACATAGAATTGTGTTATATATTTATAGATAATATTTTTTATATAATTATTCTCGTAGGAGGTTTTTGCATAAATGTACATAGATAACAATACTACAAAATTGACTAAGTCAGAAAAAATCAAGCAATTTTTTATTAAAAACCTAGATATAATTTATTTTATAGTCATACTGTCTATAAAATCCTTTAACTTTAATAAATTTATCTCTCCTGTATATTTTAATTATTTTTATATTGGTGCCGCTACCATATCCGCTGTGGGGGTTTTTGCCAGTATAGCTTTATTGTTTAAAAATAACACTAGGACAAGACTCCTATATATATTTAATATAGTGTTAAGTGTACTTATAATTGTAGATACTGTTTACTACAGATATTTTAAGGATTTAATGTCTCTTGGTGTAGTGAGAAATGGATTTTTATTAGGTGGGGTTGGTGCCAGTGTAAAAGAGCTTATAAAGCCAACAGATTTCTTATATCTTTTAGATATATTTATATTAATTCCATTTTTAAGATTTTATAAGAAAGTTCCAAGAATACAACTGAAATTTATTAAGAGATTTGCAATCTTTTTAATAGTATTTGCCATATTTGTAGCTGTAGATGCAAAAAAAATACACGATCTAGATAAGGAACAGCCAAGACTTATTTCTACAATGTTCAACAGACTTTATCTTGCTCAAGTATTAGGTCCTATAAATTTTCACATACTGGATACTTATAATGTAACTTCAACAGCTGTATCTAATATGCAGAAATTGCCTGAAGAAAGGCAAAATGAAATAAAGACTTATCTAGAAAATAAGAATTCCAATACAACTACAACTGCAAATTTAAAAGGTGCTGGTAATGGTAAAAATTTAATAGTAATTCAAGTAGAAGCTCTGCAGGAATTTGTCATAAATAAAAAACTTGATGGTCAAGAAATTACCCCTAATCTAAACAGGTGGATAAATAAGAGTCTATATTTTAATAATTATTTCTATCAAGTAGCAGCAGGTAATACTTCTGATGCAGAATTTTTATCAAACAATTCACTATATCCAGCTGCTTCTGGTGCTGCTTATTACATGTATTCTGGTGACACTTTAAATTCCATGGCTAAAGAATTCAAGGAAAAAGACTATTATACCGCTGCATTGCATGGATATAGAGAAGGTTTCTGGAACAGAAATGTAATGTATAAATCTGAAAAATTTGATGATTTTTATGGACAAAGAGCCTATAACATTAATGAAAATGTAGGCCTGGGTTTAAGTGATAAATCCTTTTTAAATCAGAGTTTTGATAAGATAAAAAGCTTTTCTCAACCTTTCTTTGCCTTTACTATAACTTTAAGCAGTCATTATCCTTATGATGATGTAAATGGCTATGACAAAGGTACTACTAATAAATTTAATTCAGGAAAATATGAAAACACTTTATTAGGTGATTATCTTAAGGGAATACACTATACTGATGAGCAGCTTGGAATGTTTTTGGACAAACTTGAATCTTCTGGAATGATGGATAATTCTATAGTAGTGTTATACGGAGATCATTATGCTATTCCTAAAAACAGTATGCCTTTGCTATATGATTTTGAAGGCATTAAAAATCCTACAGACTTAGATTGGTTTGAGCTTCAGAAGGTTCCAATGCTCATACATTTTCCTAAAGATGAACACAAAGGTATAAACAGTCTATATACAGGCCAAATAGACTTATTCCCTACTATAGCTAACCTTTATAATCTTTCCAATAAATATATGCTTGGAAAAGATATGTTAAATAGCAGTACTGGAGATGTGAATTTTAGAAGTGGTTCCTTCACTGATGGAAATGCCTTTTATGTATCCTGGACCAATACCTATTATGATGTTAAAACCAAAAAAGTTATTCCTTCTACTCCAGCCTTAGAAGCTAAAAAGGAGACTACACTTACGGA
This genomic window from Clostridium pasteurianum DSM 525 = ATCC 6013 contains:
- a CDS encoding IS30 family transposase produces the protein MSKFFTYEERLELQKHLKESLSFKEISRRLDKNPTTISREVRKNSSEVATGYPGFPYNTCKNRFNCRKKNICGNDCSRKSAAYCKLCAQCNARCDDFIEEICTARFRVPYVCNGCESLGKCTLLKNIYDAEHAHIKASEVISEARSGLCVSEDEIARLNAIISPLVKNGQSVHQIYVTHEDELMCSEKTIYNYIDACLFDVRNIDLPRKVKFRERYKKPEFKVDKGCRIGRNYEDFNVFLNKNPDISVVQMDSVIGTKGGKCILTIHFVESSLMLAFLRDANTSQSVIDIFNMLEKDLGEELFRKLFPIILTDNGSEFSNPKAIEYRPGPRFGLRTHVFYCDAGSPFQKGAIEVNHELIRRVLPKGTSFNSLTQEDISLMMNHINSYKRKKLNNRSPYETFSFYHGEEVLTKLRCAPVAASDIMLKPVLLKK
- a CDS encoding VWA-like domain-containing protein; translation: MENNFEDHVKELYERANKIADVSFKTNYKNSKADKDVLEDFEKEFFSLVDKVNLSLMEDKDNFYGYFLFQMSRKIRFDINSPTAVNFKGAKYIIYFNPIIFLNLNIKQMETTIKHEILHILSMHLIRAKEFKRDYSTLVVNMAMDIVVNTYLDNLPPYATTLDWVNVKYSLKLLPYKPFEYYAEKLRAVIDLVEEGKDVPKDNDNKDKKIETEYSPENTHDIWEDSSEIDEKTLKEFTEKFINSSQKGTIPDYLDSVILSFKNSKGELPWNLYLKRLMGTVISNKKKTITRRSRRQPYRLDLRGQLRSYKAKIAVAIDISGSISDEEFNQAIKEIISIVKNYNHEITVIECDSEIRRVYKIKSVKDIRNRMNIRGATRFNPVFEYANNNDINLLVYFTDGKGEDKLQEVPRGYKTLWVISGRGDKLSLKKPYGVVKKLNNVEVKDDMSNINECIRSGYSMMNQEPEQI
- a CDS encoding ATP-binding protein encodes the protein MNFTDTLKSVDLVLATGEVPLIVGESGIGKTALAKEIVEKNNFSLVVIDGNLLKEGEIGGLPTIEAYDKVNNKGEKELKKTTVYAVHNKLREIDEEISKGKTVLLFIDEINRCEHTVQQELMNLILNREINGYKLHRSVKILAAMNPSSKYGYDYQVVDMDTAQENRFVWLYMEPDYIQWLDWAANAGIEEKVIEFIGTFPEYLYKINEDDIMATPRSYERISSAYKIYKEKKDTIPRAVFLNVIKGNVGKLIAEEFVSFIESDYNPLISYADAFLADSLSGAIIERVKNESHTRLYLSAKNILKILEASISNNNYDSDYYINRLNELLKIYPADLRVGIMKDIRNSYSEIYKHAIENEAFVESYFKSYNLIR
- a CDS encoding radical SAM protein — encoded protein: MKISKKDALAWFEFFSILPEDEEVMIKQQEIIYAAFAQIEAAIDHRNDMLMSEIKGLKTLENRTFFVGNENKFSEGCRSCLTGTGLSAIRKTNKCNVECKFCYNYGELDNIPPVGEGMWEIGETKFYEKDIDLLLSVQQKPTGISYVYLEPFMEIEKYYSIIKKFSDAEIYQHLYTNGTLATEETLRALGEAGLDEIRFNLGASNCSDKVIENIGIAKKYIKSVGIETPMTPEFFEEFFKKKQAILDTKLDFINCAELHLNENNIDNYYGENMYISRHGYISPAWSRELTLKFMKIAYEESWDLAVHDCSNHTKFARDLNLSSKEGKWFGSSNYGCEFSRIPYEVFLPILRDDNFKFLSEEELPDGYKAGEMIF
- the rlmD gene encoding 23S rRNA (uracil(1939)-C(5))-methyltransferase RlmD, coding for MRRHKEYEFEVVDIEFPGMGIAYSEDRKIYIKGAVPGQKILGNVKKLKKEYGEAKLIKSLNSIEGEVTPKCPHFGVCGGCTHQFIDYEEQIRLKEIQLLKLFKEADIEGFEYEGIEKSPKEFEYRNKMEFSFGDVEKGGELTLGMHIRNKAFGIVNVHECTLVSKDFRVILDTVVNYFRDKNTTYYRIMKREGYLRNLVIRETEHTGEILVNLVTTSQDEFNIEEFTKLLLDLDLEDKIVGILHTTNDSFSDVVAADRIDILYGRDYIVEKVLGLKFKISPLSFFQTNTLGAEKLYSIVMDFIGEAASKLIFDLYCGTGTIGQIAAAKNAKKVIGIELIEEAVKAANENAKLNDLDNCNFIAGDVAKVIQDLQDKPDVIILDPPRPGVHPKALDYVIKFDAKEIVYVSCNPKTLMVDLRKLIDRGYKVERVKGMDMFPMTGHLECVVRLERKHM
- a CDS encoding LTA synthase family protein; the protein is MYIDNNTTKLTKSEKIKQFFIKNLDIIYFIVILSIKSFNFNKFISPVYFNYFYIGAATISAVGVFASIALLFKNNTRTRLLYIFNIVLSVLIIVDTVYYRYFKDLMSLGVVRNGFLLGGVGASVKELIKPTDFLYLLDIFILIPFLRFYKKVPRIQLKFIKRFAIFLIVFAIFVAVDAKKIHDLDKEQPRLISTMFNRLYLAQVLGPINFHILDTYNVTSTAVSNMQKLPEERQNEIKTYLENKNSNTTTTANLKGAGNGKNLIVIQVEALQEFVINKKLDGQEITPNLNRWINKSLYFNNYFYQVAAGNTSDAEFLSNNSLYPAASGAAYYMYSGDTLNSMAKEFKEKDYYTAALHGYREGFWNRNVMYKSEKFDDFYGQRAYNINENVGLGLSDKSFLNQSFDKIKSFSQPFFAFTITLSSHYPYDDVNGYDKGTTNKFNSGKYENTLLGDYLKGIHYTDEQLGMFLDKLESSGMMDNSIVVLYGDHYAIPKNSMPLLYDFEGIKNPTDLDWFELQKVPMLIHFPKDEHKGINSLYTGQIDLFPTIANLYNLSNKYMLGKDMLNSSTGDVNFRSGSFTDGNAFYVSWTNTYYDVKTKKVIPSTPALEAKKETTLTELQYSDDILNHNLLKKFLQEDSENKSNK